The Novosphingobium kaempferiae genome includes a window with the following:
- a CDS encoding SDR family NAD(P)-dependent oxidoreductase: MTKGTFLITGASDGIGAVYADRLARRGHDLILVARRADKLEDLARTIAAETGVKVETLAADLARPDDLARVEQRLREDAAITGLVNNAGIAGETTFVGADPAYLTGMIDLNVTAVTRLAAAIAPRLAENGRGTIVNMTSVTALMPDGFTAVYPATKAFVLAFTEALNVELGGKGVQVQAVLPGITRTPIWTEEQMAGLPPEMVMEVDDMVDAALKGLDLGETITIPALPDNADLDAYIAARSALRPNLSRKLPAERYRA, encoded by the coding sequence ATGACCAAGGGCACTTTCCTCATCACTGGCGCGTCGGACGGCATCGGCGCAGTCTATGCCGACCGTCTCGCCCGCCGTGGCCACGACCTGATCCTCGTCGCCCGCCGCGCCGACAAGCTCGAAGACCTTGCGAGGACCATCGCCGCCGAGACCGGCGTGAAGGTCGAAACCCTCGCCGCCGACCTCGCCAGGCCGGACGATCTTGCCCGCGTCGAACAGCGGCTGCGCGAGGACGCGGCGATCACCGGCCTCGTCAATAACGCGGGCATCGCCGGGGAGACGACCTTCGTCGGCGCCGACCCTGCCTACCTGACGGGCATGATCGACCTCAACGTCACCGCCGTCACCCGCCTAGCCGCCGCCATCGCGCCGCGCCTCGCCGAAAACGGCAGAGGCACGATCGTCAACATGACGTCGGTGACGGCGCTGATGCCCGACGGCTTCACGGCGGTCTACCCCGCGACCAAGGCCTTCGTCCTCGCCTTCACCGAGGCGCTGAACGTCGAACTCGGCGGCAAGGGCGTGCAGGTGCAGGCGGTGCTGCCGGGCATCACCCGCACCCCGATCTGGACCGAGGAGCAGATGGCAGGCCTGCCGCCCGAGATGGTGATGGAAGTGGACGACATGGTCGACGCCGCGCTCAAGGGTCTGGACCTTGGCGAGACGATCACGATCCCCGCGCTGCCCGACAATGCGGACCTCGACGCCTACATCGCCGCCCGCAGCGCACTGCGCCCGAACCTGTCCCGCAAGCTTCCGGCGGAGCGCTACCGCGCCTGA
- a CDS encoding efflux transporter outer membrane subunit, whose amino-acid sequence MRPYLLLLPILTGSLLAGCTVGPDYAGPPKVSADPGRAFARADAEGTTNAPPVAQWWTTLGDAALDALITRALADNTDVKAGEAKLQQARAALGEQRANQAPKLNSTAMYAHARIPGASLGGSGDSGEGGDSALNLYNLGFDASWEIDLFGGQRRAVQAARASMEGAEASLADVQVSLSANVAQSYLNLRDRQQRIVLGEQSVAMQEDMLALTRQRFGAGTATAADVAQAESQVAATRARIAPLAAERDAYLNALAVLTGQEPGALDAQLAAPAEIPLPPASVPVGDPASLIAHRPDIRAAERTLAADTAKIGQAEAARFPRLSFMGLIGIGGTKIGDLGNLDDFVALGAPQLSWSFLDFGRNKAKVGQAEAVRDEAEARYRGTVLTALRDAEDSLARFRESRIAVASLARVRDKAALSAQLAQDRYAAGTATKVAAISARNDLNRAEQDLVSARATLTADYVAIQKALGLAWH is encoded by the coding sequence ATGCGTCCCTACCTTCTCCTCCTTCCGATCCTGACCGGAAGCCTGCTTGCGGGCTGCACCGTCGGCCCCGACTATGCCGGGCCGCCCAAGGTCAGCGCCGATCCCGGCCGCGCCTTCGCGCGCGCCGATGCCGAGGGCACCACCAATGCGCCGCCGGTCGCGCAATGGTGGACGACGCTGGGCGATGCGGCGCTCGACGCGCTCATCACCCGCGCCCTTGCCGACAACACCGACGTCAAGGCGGGTGAGGCGAAGCTTCAGCAGGCCCGTGCGGCGCTGGGCGAGCAGCGCGCCAACCAGGCGCCCAAGCTCAATAGCACCGCCATGTATGCCCACGCCCGCATTCCCGGTGCGAGCCTTGGCGGGAGTGGGGACTCGGGTGAGGGCGGCGACAGCGCGCTCAACCTCTACAACCTCGGCTTCGACGCCAGCTGGGAGATCGACCTGTTCGGCGGCCAGCGCCGTGCCGTGCAGGCTGCGCGCGCCAGCATGGAGGGGGCGGAGGCCAGCCTTGCCGACGTGCAGGTCAGCCTGTCCGCCAACGTGGCGCAGAGCTACCTCAACTTGCGTGACCGGCAGCAGCGTATCGTGCTGGGAGAGCAGTCGGTGGCGATGCAGGAGGACATGCTCGCGCTGACCCGCCAGCGCTTCGGCGCGGGCACGGCGACGGCGGCGGACGTGGCGCAGGCGGAAAGCCAGGTCGCCGCGACCCGCGCCCGCATTGCGCCGCTTGCCGCCGAGCGCGATGCCTACCTCAACGCGCTGGCGGTGCTGACCGGGCAGGAGCCGGGCGCGCTCGACGCGCAGTTGGCCGCGCCCGCCGAGATCCCGCTGCCGCCCGCTTCGGTGCCCGTGGGTGATCCCGCCAGCCTGATCGCGCACCGCCCCGACATCCGCGCGGCGGAGCGCACGCTGGCGGCGGACACCGCCAAGATCGGGCAGGCCGAGGCGGCCCGCTTCCCGCGCCTCTCGTTCATGGGCCTGATCGGCATCGGCGGCACGAAGATCGGCGACCTTGGCAACCTCGACGATTTCGTCGCGCTCGGCGCGCCGCAACTGAGCTGGAGCTTCCTCGACTTCGGCCGGAACAAGGCCAAGGTTGGGCAGGCCGAGGCCGTGCGCGACGAGGCGGAGGCCCGCTATCGCGGCACCGTCCTGACCGCGCTGCGCGATGCCGAGGACTCGCTGGCCCGCTTCCGGGAAAGCCGCATCGCGGTCGCCTCGCTGGCGCGCGTGCGCGACAAGGCCGCGCTGAGCGCGCAGCTGGCGCAGGACCGCTATGCGGCGGGCACGGCAACGAAGGTGGCGGCGATCAGCGCGCGCAACGACCTCAACCGGGCGGAGCAGGATCTGGTGTCCGCTCGCGCGACGCTGACGGCGGACTACGTGGCGATCCAGAAGGCGCTCGGCCTCGCCTGGCACTGA